The genomic window GGCGGATCGCGCCCCAGCCTACTCGGGGCCTCGGACACGGCGAGCGCGGGGCCGGGGCGGCACCGCCGGGGTCTCGCGCACCGCCGGGTATTCCGCACCGCCGGGTCTGCCGCACCGCAGGGCTCTCCCGCGCCGCCGAGTCTCCCCGACCGGCGGAGCCCCCGGCTCCGGGGCCCACGGGCGCAGGCATCCGGGCGCAACCGTGGCTCACCACGGACGCCTCCGGCTCCGGGCCTACGACCGCGGGGCCCCTGACGCGGGGCCCTCCGGTGTGCGCGTGACCGTGCGGCGCCGGTCCGTTGCCGCTGGGGTCCGAGGTGAGCGGGCGGCGTCGGCGCCCCCTCCTACGCTGGGAGCATGACGAGCCACGAGCACCCCGCCCTGTCCGGACTGACCGTCGCGGTCACCGCCCACCGCCGCGCCACCGAGCAGGGTGGCGCGTTCGAACGCCACGGCGCGCGGGTGCGCTACGCGCCGGCGCTCAAACTCACCCCCGCGGACGAGGACGACGGCGTGCTGGCCGCCACCCGGGAACTGCTCGCCTCTGCCCCGGGCACCGTGCTGGTCACCACGGGCTACGGACTCAAACGCTGGCTCGCCGTGGCGCGGGAGCACGGTCTGGACGAGGAGCTGCTCGCGGCGCTGCGCGCGTCCAGCGTGCTCTCGCGCGGGGCGAAGGCCACGGGACAGCTGCGGGCGAGCGGGATCCCGTGCGCGTACACGGGCTCCTCGGGACGCACCGCGGAGCTCGTGGACCGGCTGCTCGCCGGGGATCCCGCACCCCGAGGCACCGTGACGGTCCAGGTGCACGGCACACCGGACGAGGAGCAGCTGGACCGGCTGCGGACCGCGGGTCTGCCCGTGCGCACCGTGGCACCGTACCGGTGGGAGTCCGCGGACGAGGGCTCGAGCCTTGCCACCCTCGTGCGGGACGCGGTCGCGGGGCACGTGGACTACGTGACCTTCACCGCGGCACCGGCCGTGGACGCGGTGTTCGACGCCGCCCGCACCCTGGGCGCGCTCGAGGACTTCCAGCGCGCCCTGCGGGACGGACGCTGCACACCGGTGGCCATCGGGCCCGTGTGCGTGCAGCCGCTCGAGGAGGCCGGGATCCCCGCCGTGGTCCCCGAGCGCTTCCGGCTCGGGGCCATGGTCAGGGCGGTGTGTGATCACGCCTCGGAGGCGGTCTCCCGGTAGTGCTCGACCACGAGATCCACGAGCTCCGGGGGAACGTCACCGGGGTGCACGAGCAGCGGCTGGGCGGTGACGTCCGCCCCCGCGGCGAGCGCGCGGCCGTGGAAGAACCCGGGGGCCAGCAGGTACGGGACGAGCAGCACGCGCCCGGGCAGGGCGGGTACCCCCGGTACGGGTGCCGTCCCGGACGGTACCGTGCCCGTGGCCGCCGGCCCGGCGGCGTCGTGCGCGGGAGCGGCGGCATCCCAGCCGCGGCGGGTCCCAGCCTGGTGGAGGTCCGCCGCGGCCTGCGGTGTGCGGGCAGGGAGTGCCGAGGCGGGGTGCTCCGGGCCCCGCCGCTCCGGCCCCGTCGCGTCCCGCTCCGGTGCGCCGCAGACGATCCGGTGCCGGGCGGCGTCGAGCGCCTCGTCGAGGGCGGGGCGGGCCGCGGAGAGGTAGGCCGAGGCCACGGGGTGGCCGAGCTCTTCGGCCAGCATGGCCGCCACCCGTTCGCAGTCCTGCCCGGCGCGGGGGTCGGAGGAGCCCGCGGAGACCGTCACGATCTCGTCCGCGGGCCCGGGGGCGGCTTCCCCGGCGGCGTCGAGGGCCTCGGTCAATCGTCGGGCGAGCACGCGCGCCAGCCGACGGTCCGGTCCGAGGGCGGCCGCCACGCGGTGGTGGGGTGAGCTCTGCACGGCCCGAGCCATGTCCACGAAGACGTGGTAGCCCGCGGAGAGCAGCAGCGGCACCACCACGGCACGGTCCCCGGTGTGCTCGGTGGTGCGGGCCACGAGGTCCGGTTCCTGGACGTCCACCCACGTGTCCACCACGTGGACCCCCGGGAGCCGTGCGCGCACCGCGGCCACGAGCGCCTCGACGGCGCGCTGCCCGCCGGGATCGCGGGTTCCGTGGGCGCACGCGAGAAGAACGGGCGGGGTGGTCGACGATGTGTTCACGCTGTCTATTGTGGGGCCACGGCCCCCTGCCACGCGGCCGGGCACCCCGCGGAGGGCTGGGGCCACGCGCCGGTCAGCGCCGCATGGCGTCCGTGTACCCCACACTGCGGTCCACCGCCCGCTGCCGCCGCACGAGCCAGTGCATCCCGCCCGGCACCCGCGCGATCCTCGCCTTGAGGGCCACACGCCGTTGACTCGGCATCATGCGCGCGGCGGTCTCCAGGTGCTCCCGGGCGTCCCGCGTGCGGCCCTCACGCATGGCCTGCTCCGCGTCCGACGCCGCCGCGAGCGGGGAGCCGTTGCGCAGCCGGGTGAGCAGCTTGTCACGCTCCTCGGGGCTGAGCTCCTGCTCGAAGCGCACCAGGGTCTTGCGCAGGGCCATCTCCTCCCCCGCCGCCATGCGGTCCCGCTGGGACTGCATGGAGCTCCCGGACCACGAGAGGATCACCGTGACCTCGTCCACGCGGTCGAAGCGCCACCCGGAGTAGACCGCCCGCAGCCACAGCTCCCAGTCCTCCACGAACACCTGCTCGGGGTCGAAGGTGCCCACCTCCTCGAAGAACGCGCGGGGGAACAGGCCGAAGAGGTGACCGATGTTGTACTCCAGGATCACGCTGCGCTGGTCCTCCGGAGCTGGCATGGCCTCGCGGTTGACCATCCGCTCGGCGTTGATCCCGGACGGCGTGCACTGCCAGGCGTTGGTGTAGACCACCGTGCGCTCCCGGCCCGGTTCCCGCTGCAGCTGCCGGTAGCGCTCCAGCATGGTCTCCAGGTGGTGGGGCAGCAGCTCGTCGTCCGCGTCCAGGAACGTGACGTAGTCGCCGCTGATGAGCTCGAGCGCCCGGTTGCGCGCCGCCCCGCACCCGGCGTTCTCCTGCCGCAGCACGCGCACGGCGCGTCCCGGACGGTCGAGGGCCTCGTAGCCCGCGAGGACCTCGGGCGTGTGGTCGGTGGAGCCGTCGTCCACCACGAACACCTCGATGCTGGGGTGGGTCTGGCGCAGCACGCTGCTGATGGCCTGGCCCACCATGTCCTGGCCGTTGTAGACCGCGATCACCACGCTCACAAGCGGCTGCTCCCCCGTGGTCCCAGCCGGTGTCCGTTTGCCCATGTCTCCCCCAAGAAGTTCGTCCGCGGCCCGCGTGGGCCGCTCCCCGCACAAGTCTAGGAACGCGGTGGACAGCCCCCGCCGCGTTTCCGTCCACACAATGGGGCACGTTTGTCCCGAACACACCGTGTCCGCCGCGGGACCGGCCGGATCCTGGCTAGAGTTCTGGTGCGGCCACGTGGGAAGGGGATCCCCGTGTGTCCAGCGGCGCCCGCCGCACACCGGTTCCAGGGGGAGACACATGAACTTGCGCCAGTACGTCCGATGCCTGAAGCAGCTGTGGCTGGTCGTGCTGCTCACCACCGTACTGGGGGCGCTCGCCGGGCTCGCGGCCACGATCGTGGTGCCGAAGTCGTACGAGTCCCAGTCCCAGGTGTTCGTCAACGTGGCCAACCCGCGCTCCGTGACGGACCTGCAGATGGGTGAGCAGTTCGCCGTGGCCCGCGCCGGCTCCTACGCCAAGGTGGCCACCACCAACTCCGTGGTCCAACCGGTGGTGGACCGGCTGCGGCTCGAGGACTCCCCCGAGGAGCTCGTGAAGAAGGACCTCGTGGCCACCAACCAGCCCAACACCGCGATGATCACGATCACCGCCACGTCCTCCTCCGCCCAGGGCGCCGCGGACCTGGCACAGGCCACCGCCGAGAGCCTCGTGAGCGTGAGCCGGGGCCTGGAGACCACCCCGCAGTCCCAGGACGGGATGCAGCCCGCCACCGTGAAGCTCAACGTGGTGCAGAAGGCCGCCGTCCCGCAGAAGCAGGCCGGGCCCTCCACCGTGATCAACACGGCGCTCGGAGCCCTCGTGGGGCTCGTGGTGGGACTGCTGCTGGTGCTGCTGCGCGGTCAGCGCGCGCTGGACGGGCGGACCACCCGCCGGGCTCACGCGGGCGAGCACGCGGCCCATGAGCACTGATCCCGGCATGGGTGCCGGTCCCCGCGACGTCGTGGTGGTGTGTCCCACCGAGTACGGCGGGCAGCTGGAGCACGCCGCGGACCTCGCACTGGCCCTCGCGCAGACGCCCGCCGTGGCCACCGTGTGGCTCGTCTCCCGTCCCGGGGCCCGCGAGTACCTCGGGTGGGGTGCGCAGCACCCCGTGCGGGTCGTTGAGAGTGTTCCGCCGCGCCGCACGCGCGTTCCGGGTTCCGCCCCGGGCCGTGCTCTGCGCGCGGGCCTGCAGGTCTGGGACCTGGTGCGTGAGCACCGCGCGGTGCGCGCCGTCGCGGCCCGTGCCGGACACGGAGCCGTGCTGGCCCTGGACTCCACCAAGTACCCGCTGCCCGCCGTGCTGCGCGCCCACCGGGACCAGCACACCGCGGTGTTCGTGCACAACGCTCAGCCGCACTTCGACCTCGATTCCGCCTCCGTGCGCGAGCGCGTGCTGCTGTGGCTCGACCGGGCCTGCGCCCGCCGCGCGGACCGCGTGGTCACGCACGGCACCGAGCAGGCGGAGATCGTGCGCCGCTACACCTCGCGCCCGGTGAGCGCCGTGAACCTCCCGGTGTCCTCGCGCCTGGGCCCGGAGGTGCCCGGGACCGCGGCCGCGGGGGATCCGGCACCGCACGCCCTGTGCATCGGGGAGATCCGCGCCAACAAGGGCGTGGAGCTCGCGGTCGAGGCCGCCGGTCGGGCGGGGGTGCCGCTGCTCGTGCGCGGTGCCGCCGAGACCCCCGAGCTGGGCCGGGAGCTCACGGCGCTGGCCGCCCGCCACCCCGGCGTGGACGTCCAGGACCGTTTCCTCAGCCGCGAGGAGTTCGCTGCCCACGTGCGCGGGGCCACCGTGATCGTGCTGCCCTACACGCACTTCGACGCCCACTCCGGCGTGCTCGCGAAGGCCGTGGCCGCGGGAACCCCCGTGGTGGCCTCGGACCTGCCCTCGTTGCGTGCCCAAGCCGGGGACTACGCCGGGTTCACCGCCGCGGACGTCCACGACCCCGACGCGTTCGGTGCCGTGCTGCGCCGCGTGTTCGACGCCGCCGCGGCGCGCCGTGGCACGCACGGCACCACCGCCACGGACCACCGGGACTGGGAGCCGTCCGTGGCCGCCGTCCTCGGGGCGGAGCAGCCGTGAGCACCGCCGTGACCGCGCTCCCCGGGGGCCGGGACCGCACGGCCCCCGGGGGCGTCGGGACCGGGCACGGGACCCGCCTGGACCGCGGACTGTCGGCCGCGCTGATAGTGCTCTCCGCGCTGCCCTACTTCGCGGTGCCGCTGGGCGCCAACACCAACCTGCCGCTGTCCAGCGTGGTCTCCGTGCTGCTGATCCTGCGCTGCGCGCGGCACATGCCCGTGATGTGGACCGCGCTGCTCGTGGGGGCGGTGCCGTTCCTGGCCTCGTTCGTGCGGATGTTCGTGAGTCCGCAGCCGGTACTGGTCTCCGGGTCCATCACGTGGCTCGTGTCCACCCTGCCGGTGGCCGGTGCCGCCGCCGCGGTCCTCTTCCTGGGGCCCCGCGCCATCGCCTGGCTGAGCTGGACCATCCTGCTCAGCGCCGCGTTCACCCTGGTGCAGAAGTACGTGTTCTTCGACCTGTTCGACACCATCCCCTTCGAGAGCTTCTACGACCTCCCGGGCTACGCCAACGTCTCCGACTTCAGCGAGACGTTCATCATGTACGTGCGCCGGCCCTTCGGACTGTTCCCGGAGACCTCCTTCATGGTGGGCTCGCTGTCCCTCATGGCCATGGCTCTGGTGGTGGTCGTTCGCCACCACCAGCGCACCATGACCCCCCGGGACGTCGTGGCCCTCGCGCTCGTGCTGTGGGCCGTGGCGATCTCCGGCTCCGGCGCCGCTGTGGTGGTGCTGGGCGTGGTGCTCATCGCCGCGATCGCGCCCTACGCCGTGCGCCGTGCGTGGGCCGCGGTGCTGCTGGTCCCCCTGGGCCTCGCCGGAGCCGTGTACGTGGGTGTGGACGTGCTGCAGGACCGCAGGGAGTCCTTCAACTGGTCCTGGGCGGACCGCGGCTCCTCGATCGTGGCCTCCGTGAAGTACATGCTCTCGGACCCCGTGGCCTTCCTGCTGGGTGTGGGGCGCGGGCGCTCCAACGAGCTCTTCCTCACCGGCCGCATGCCCCTGGGGGACCTGCAGCACTACAACCCCCTGCCGGACATCTACTCGGTAATCGGGCGCGTGCTGCTGGAGAGCGGCATGGTCTTCGGCCTCGCGCTCATCCTGGTGCTCAGCGTGCTGTGCCTGCGCTCCGGGGGTCGCAACCCCCTGTGGCTCGGTGCGTGCACGCTCGTGGTGTGGCTCGTGGTGGCCGGCGGCACCACCAGCTACGACTCCGCGTTCTGGGTGTGGGGCATTGCGGGCGTGTGCCTGGGCCTCGAGCTCTCCCGCTCCGCGCACGACCCCGAGCTGGATCCGGGAACCGCTCCGACCCCGGCGTGAGCGGGGGTGCTCCCCGCACGCCGTCCACGCCACGCAGAAAGGCCCGCCCCGTGCGAGTTCTCCACATCGTCAACGACGCCGAGACCGGCGGCGCCCAGACCCTCATCGAGCAGCTGCTGCTCGCCCGGCAAGACGGGGACGAGGCCCACCTGCTGGTGCTGCTCGGGCCCGGTGCGCTCTCCCCCCGGCTCGAGGCCGCCGCCACGAGCACCACGTACGCGGGGATGACCCGACGGGACGTCCTCCCGGTCCGGGCGGCCCGCGCGGTGCGCTCCCTGGTGCGGCGCCACGGCATCGACGTGGTGCACTCGCACCTGCAGCAGTCGGACCTCGTCAATGCCCTCACCCCGCACGGCGCAGTGCGGGTCTCCACCCTGCACTCCAGCCTGAACCTGGCCTCGAGCCGGGTGGCCGCAGCGGTGTGGCGGATCGCCGCGCTGACCTCCTCGCGGCTGGACGCCGTGGTGGCGTGCTCGCCGTCGGCCAGGGACTTCGCGGTGGACTTCGGCTACCGCTTCCCGGGGGACCGGATCCGGGTGCTACCCAACGGCACGGTCACCGCGCAGGCCCCGGCACCCGAACCGCACGGGGACCCCGTGCTCCTGCACCTGGGCCGCCACGTGCCCGCCAAGGACCACCCCACGCTCTTCGCCGCGTTCGCCCGGGTGCACGCACGCCACCCGCGGGCTCGGCTGGTGTGCGCGGGGCACCTGGTGGACGCCTCCAACACCGAGCTCACGGGAGAGCTGGCGCGGCTGGGCATCGCGGACGCCGTCACGCTGCTGGGCTCCGTGTCGGACGTCCGCGGGCTGCTGCGCTCCTCGCACGCCATGGTCTTCTCCAGCACCCGCGAGGCCCTGCCCATGGCGGGGATCGAGGCGATGAGCGAGGGCGTTCCCGTGATCACCACGGACACCGGGGACACCCGCGTCCTGGCGGTGAGTCCCGACGCCGTGGTGCCCGTCTCCGACCCCGCCGCGCTCGGTGCGGCGCTGAACGGCTTCCTCGAGCTGGCGCCCGCCCAGCGCGAGCGGCTGCGGCGGCTCAGCTGGCAGCGCGCCCGGGACGAGTTCGACATCCGCGGCACCGCGCGCCGCTACCGCGAGCTCTACGTGGAGCTCACCGCCGGGTCCTGATCCTGAGCGCGCTGCGCGTCGGCGCGGTTGAGCTCCTGGTCCCGGCGCCGGATCCTGCGGAACGCCAGCACGAACACGGCCCCCAGCAGCACCGCGCACACCGCAATGGTCACGGTGTCCGGCAGCACGCGGCCGGCCACAGTGAAGGCGCCGGCTCCCAGGGCCGCCGCGAGCACCATGAGCACCCAGGTGCGCACGTGCGCCGCGCGGGTCCCGCTGGGCTCCGCGCGCTCGCTGAAGAACAGCTGCACGGGCACCGCGAGCGCGAGCGGCACGACGGAGGCGGCCATCACGATCTCCAGGTTGTCCGTGTGCGCCGCGAGCCACACCGCGGGCAGGGTGACCACCAACACGCCCAGGCTGATCAGGGAGGCCACCAGGGGGCTGCCGCGCAGCGTCATCACCAGGTTGGGCACCTGCCCCAGGGACTCCGCGAGCACCCCGAGCACGACCACCGCGAGCGCGGGTGCCGCGAAGGCCATCCTGGTGCCGAGCCACATGGTGAGCAGCTCGGTGGGGATGGCGGCCAGGGGGATGCTGATCATGAGCCCCACCAGCAGGGACACGGTCATGGCCACCCGGATGTGCTCACCGGCCTCGGCACTGCGGGCCTTCTTGATGGGGTACGCGAACGGCATGGCGATCCAGCTGACCACGAGCCGCGCGCTCTGGCTCACGCGCATGAGGGCACCGAAGGCCGTGGCGGCCTGCAGCCCCAGGGTGGGGCCCACGATGAACAGCGGTAGCTGGTAGACGCCCAGCAGGGACAGCGAGCCGATCGATAGCACGGAGGACATCCGCAGCAGCGGGCGGCCCTCGTCGCGCCACGCGCCGGGCAGCGGGCGCACGAACCCGAAGCGGCGGTGCACCGCCACGAAGCACACCAGCGGCGGCAGCAGCAGGGACGCGCACTCCACGAGCACCAGGGCGATGAGCCCGCCGTGCAGCGGGATCAGCAGCGCGTATCCGGCGGCGCGGCCCAGGATGGAGACCACCGCGGCCTTGCGCTCGATGTCCGGACGGTTCAGGGCCCACAGCACCGAGTTGCACGCGCGTCCCAGCACGGAGACGAACAGGGTGATCCCCGCGGCCACCAGCAGGGGCACCACGGCGTGGCGGTCCCGCTCGGGAACGGCCACGGTGCCCAGGTACCACGGGAACACCGCGAAGTAGAGGCCCGTGAGCACCACGGCGAGCACCAGGAACACACCGAAGGACACGGCCACGAAACTCTCGCGCCTGCGCCGGTGGGCGGCGTCGTCGGGAATGTCGGTGAGCGTGCGCACGATCCCTGTGCCGAGGCCGAAGTCGGACATGGTCAGCAGCTGGATGGCGCTGAAGGCGATGACCCACAGACCGTAGGACTCCGCGCCCACGATCGCGATCGCGAAGGGGTAGAGCAGGAGCAGTCCGAAGACGCTCGTGAATCCCGAGACGTAGTTCCACAGGATGTTGGTGCCCACGCGGGACGTGTCGGTCCGGGGCGCCGGGGCAGCGGGGCTGTCTGGCATGGCGGGGTTACTGGGCCTTCCACTGGGCGAAGATGTCGTCGAGCTGACGTGCGATCACGGTGCGGGCGGTGCGGGAGAGCACGGAGTGGTCCACGTCCGGCACGAAGCGCTCGTGGATCTCGCGGCCGCGCCGTTGCAGTCTCGCCACCGCGCGATCCGCGGTGGTCTCCCGGTAGCGCTCGTCGTCCTGGGGGCCCACGAGCAGCGTCACGGAACGGCCCTCGCTCGCGCGCGCCAGCACGTGGTCGGGGATGGACGCGGACGGGTTGCGCGCCATGAGGTTCCACACGGGCTCTGGGGCGTGGCGCCGCAGCGCGTGCGAACCGGCCTGCTTGGCGTCAGCGACCCGTTCGACGGCCCACTCCCGCGCCCCGGCGACGGCCTCGCGAGCACCGCCACCGAGCCGTCCCACGGCCGCGCACCCGGGACGCTCCGAGCGCCCGCACGATGCCGCTGCGCCGCCGTCCGCGGGCCCCGCACCGGGCGTGCCCCGACCGCCCGCGGACGCGGCCTGCGCCTTGGCACGCAGCTTGGCGTCCCCGTCGTAGCTCGGGCGCAGGCTGTCGAAGAAGGCCTGCTTCATGCGCCACTCGTTCTGGTTGATGAGCACCATGGCCTGCACCGGCAGCCCGGCGGGCTCCCGGGCGGCCCGCAGCACCGCCCACGCACCGGAGCACAGCACCGTGGCCACCACGTCCGCGGGGAAGGTGGCCGCGAGCCACCCGGCCTGCTCGCGCAGCGCCTGGGCGTTGAGGGTGCGGTAGGGGTTGGGATCGCGGTCCTCCCACAGCAGGGCGCGGTCCCCCGCACCGTCCCGGTCCGCGCGCAGGCTCACGACTCCCTGGCCCGCGAGGCGCCGGGCGGTCTCCGACCACAGGGCCGAGCCGTCCCGCGGCTCCGAGGCGCCCGGGGCGAAGAACGTCACGGGCTTGCCGGGCCACGGGCCGACCGGCGCGTCCTCGGCGGCGACCGGCCCGGTGAGGACCCCGGGGTACCCCGGCGGGTCCACGGAGACGATCTCCTCGGCGCACGCCACCCCGTCCGGGGAGTGGAACAGGTTCCGTTGCGGCCCACGGCCCGCACCGGTGAACGGCACGAGCTCCGAGCGGGGCAGGCTCCACAGCAGGTCCTCCAGGACGTCGTAGTGCACGCGCACGTCCAGGGACTCCACACCGTACATCACCTTGGCGCGCGGCTGGTCCGCCTCGCGGTGGATCCGCACGTGCTCCGGCAGCTCGGCGAGTCTGCGGGGGTCCGGCAGCGAGGACAGCTCACGGGCCTGCTTGTTCGTGAGCCACAGCCCCATGAGGTCCACGCCCTCCCCCACGGGAATCTCGGGCAGAGTGGCGCGGCGCAGCCGGGACCACTGCTTGACGAATGTGGCGCCGCTCACGGGCTCCCACGCGATCACGTGGTCGAAGTGCTCCGCGATCCCCGCCAGCAGCCCCGCCCCCACGCGGTAGCCGATGCCGTAGACGGGCAGCTGCTCGATCCCGCACACTTCCCGGGCCTGCCGAGCCGCGGCCAGCACGTCGCCGCGCCATTGCTCGAGCAGCTCGTCCTCGGGGCGCAGGGCGTGGGAGTCCCCCACGCCGCGGTAGCTCACCCGGGCCACGCAGTAGCCCGCCCCGGCCAGCAGCATGGCCAGCTGGCGCACCGCGCGGTAGCCCTGCACGTGCTCCCGGCCCACGGGAGGTGCCACCACCACCAGCCCCCTGGTCCTGCCGTTCTCCGGCGTGTGCAGCCACGTGAACGTGGCACGGTCACCCGTGCCGGTCCACATCCCGGCGCCCCGGATCCCCGCCGGCGCGGCGGTGGCCCGTGTGCTCGGCGGCGCCCCGGTCCGGCTCGTGGTCGTCGTCGTGGTCATGGTCTTCTCCCCCGGTCTCTCCCCTGTGCTCCGGTGGCCGCCCTCGTGCGCCCACCGCGTTCTGTTCCCTGCGTTCAGCGGGCGTCCGCGGGCTCCACGAGTGGAACCCGCACCCCGTAGATCTCCCCGAGCCTGCGGCGCTGCACCGCGTAGCAGTTCTCCCACAGCGCCCTGCGTGCCCACGCGGAGACCTCCTCCCGTGCGCGCTCGTCCGTGATCTCCTCCCAGCGCCGCGCGACGTCCTCCGGCGAGTCCACGACCACCGGCAGCCCGGCGTCGTCGAAGACCCTGATCCGGCGCACGATCACCGGGATGTCGTTGAGCGCGGCCTCCAGCACGGTGATGGGGAACCCCTCCCAGCGCGCCGTGTGCAGGTAGACGTCCGCGCGCCGCAGGTGCTCCCGGACCTCGTCGTGGCCCACCCAGCCGGTGACCTCCACACCGTGCTCGCGCAGCAGCTGCTCCACGTCCCCGTCCCCGCCACCGATCCACAGGGGCGCCACGCGGTGCCCGGCCGCGCGGATGGCCTCGACGGTGCGCACGAAGAACACGGGGTCCTTCTGCGCCGCGAGCCGTCCCGCACCCGCGAGCACGAGCGGCTCGCCCGGCTCGGGGCGGGGCTTCGGCGCCCCGTACGGGTGCGCGATGTTGGGCACGTACACCGTGTGCGGGGAGATCGGACCCCAGTGGGCCACGTTGTTCTCGGCCTTGGAGCATCCCGCGAGCACGTCCGTGCGCGCGGCCAGCACCCCCTCCAGCACCCAGTAGCCCAGCCGCGTGAATCGGGAGCGGTCCAGGCGCGAGAAGGACCACGCGTGCGGTGTGTACACCTGCTTGATGCGGGACAGGGACAGGTCCAGGTACCTGTTGTTCGCGAGCTCGCGCAGCGCCCGGTCCACGGGCGCGGGCACGCGTGCCCCGGCGCCCCGGGACCGCGCCGGAGCCACCAGGGGTGCGCGGGCGGCGTCGTGCGCGGCGTCCTGCGCCTCCCCGCGGCCCGACGGCGCGAGCTCGGCGCGCCCGAGCAGGTCCCCGTGACGCTCGGCGCGGGTGGTCGGGGCGCCGGGGGCGTTGAGCGGGGAGAGGGTGTCGTTGCGGCGGCGCGGCAGGTGGCCCACCGCCAGGCGCGCGTAGACCCCGGCGTAGCTGGAGTGGGAGTGCACCACGTCCGGCCTGACCTCGCGGATGGCCCAGCGCGTGGCCTTGATGTTGGCCAGGTGCCCGCCAGGCAGGGTGCGCACGGAGCTGAAGTCCGCGTCCCAGCTGGCTTCAAGGTTCACGGCCTCGGGCCGCAGGTGGCACAGCAGGTGGTGCTCGCACTCCGGGGTGGCGCGGGCGTAGTCGCGCACCGCCGCGGCGACCCCTCCCCCGAAGGCCTCCACCACGTGCAGCACCACGGGCCGGTGCCGCCCTCCCCCGTCCGGCTGCTGCGCGCGGGACGACGCCGCCGCGGGCACCTCGGTGCCCGGGTGCGCGAGGGCACTGTCCGCTCGTGGACCGGACGTACGCTGGTTGTGCAGATACATTCATCCCCCGATGGCTGCGCGCCCGCGCGAGCATGCGCGGAACGCCGTGAAGAAGCACGCGTCGTCGCGCGCGGTGCGGGATCCCCATCCCGCCCTTGCAAGGCCCACCTGCGGCTACGCTGCGGAGGCCGGAACTCAGTCTAGAGAGCCACGCGGCCCGCGAATGCCTCCGGGGGCCGGCTTCCTGCCCGCTCTTTGGCGGACACCGCGCCCCGCGACGTGGTGCGCCGGGAGACCCGCGGCGAGCCGTGCGGCGTCGGGCCCCGGGCGGAGCGGGCCGCTCGGCCACCGCGCCCACGGCTAGGATGGGTGCAGCACCCGCGCCGCCGCCCAGGGGCGCGCGAACCGACGAACCGCTACCGATCCAGCAAGGAGCACCATGTCCGTCAACGCTTCCACCACCATCAAG from Kocuria rhizophila DC2201 includes these protein-coding regions:
- a CDS encoding glycosyltransferase family 2 protein codes for the protein MGKRTPAGTTGEQPLVSVVIAVYNGQDMVGQAISSVLRQTHPSIEVFVVDDGSTDHTPEVLAGYEALDRPGRAVRVLRQENAGCGAARNRALELISGDYVTFLDADDELLPHHLETMLERYRQLQREPGRERTVVYTNAWQCTPSGINAERMVNREAMPAPEDQRSVILEYNIGHLFGLFPRAFFEEVGTFDPEQVFVEDWELWLRAVYSGWRFDRVDEVTVILSWSGSSMQSQRDRMAAGEEMALRKTLVRFEQELSPEERDKLLTRLRNGSPLAAASDAEQAMREGRTRDAREHLETAARMMPSQRRVALKARIARVPGGMHWLVRRQRAVDRSVGYTDAMRR
- a CDS encoding lipopolysaccharide biosynthesis protein, which gives rise to MGTNILWNYVSGFTSVFGLLLLYPFAIAIVGAESYGLWVIAFSAIQLLTMSDFGLGTGIVRTLTDIPDDAAHRRRRESFVAVSFGVFLVLAVVLTGLYFAVFPWYLGTVAVPERDRHAVVPLLVAAGITLFVSVLGRACNSVLWALNRPDIERKAAVVSILGRAAGYALLIPLHGGLIALVLVECASLLLPPLVCFVAVHRRFGFVRPLPGAWRDEGRPLLRMSSVLSIGSLSLLGVYQLPLFIVGPTLGLQAATAFGALMRVSQSARLVVSWIAMPFAYPIKKARSAEAGEHIRVAMTVSLLVGLMISIPLAAIPTELLTMWLGTRMAFAAPALAVVVLGVLAESLGQVPNLVMTLRGSPLVASLISLGVLVVTLPAVWLAAHTDNLEIVMAASVVPLALAVPVQLFFSERAEPSGTRAAHVRTWVLMVLAAALGAGAFTVAGRVLPDTVTIAVCAVLLGAVFVLAFRRIRRRDQELNRADAQRAQDQDPAVSST
- a CDS encoding YveK family protein produces the protein MNLRQYVRCLKQLWLVVLLTTVLGALAGLAATIVVPKSYESQSQVFVNVANPRSVTDLQMGEQFAVARAGSYAKVATTNSVVQPVVDRLRLEDSPEELVKKDLVATNQPNTAMITITATSSSAQGAADLAQATAESLVSVSRGLETTPQSQDGMQPATVKLNVVQKAAVPQKQAGPSTVINTALGALVGLVVGLLLVLLRGQRALDGRTTRRAHAGEHAAHEH
- a CDS encoding sirohydrochlorin chelatase; the encoded protein is MNTSSTTPPVLLACAHGTRDPGGQRAVEALVAAVRARLPGVHVVDTWVDVQEPDLVARTTEHTGDRAVVVPLLLSAGYHVFVDMARAVQSSPHHRVAAALGPDRRLARVLARRLTEALDAAGEAAPGPADEIVTVSAGSSDPRAGQDCERVAAMLAEELGHPVASAYLSAARPALDEALDAARHRIVCGAPERDATGPERRGPEHPASALPARTPQAAADLHQAGTRRGWDAAAPAHDAAGPAATGTVPSGTAPVPGVPALPGRVLLVPYLLAPGFFHGRALAAGADVTAQPLLVHPGDVPPELVDLVVEHYRETASEA
- a CDS encoding glycosyltransferase, whose product is MRVLHIVNDAETGGAQTLIEQLLLARQDGDEAHLLVLLGPGALSPRLEAAATSTTYAGMTRRDVLPVRAARAVRSLVRRHGIDVVHSHLQQSDLVNALTPHGAVRVSTLHSSLNLASSRVAAAVWRIAALTSSRLDAVVACSPSARDFAVDFGYRFPGDRIRVLPNGTVTAQAPAPEPHGDPVLLHLGRHVPAKDHPTLFAAFARVHARHPRARLVCAGHLVDASNTELTGELARLGIADAVTLLGSVSDVRGLLRSSHAMVFSSTREALPMAGIEAMSEGVPVITTDTGDTRVLAVSPDAVVPVSDPAALGAALNGFLELAPAQRERLRRLSWQRARDEFDIRGTARRYRELYVELTAGS
- a CDS encoding glycosyltransferase, with product MSTDPGMGAGPRDVVVVCPTEYGGQLEHAADLALALAQTPAVATVWLVSRPGAREYLGWGAQHPVRVVESVPPRRTRVPGSAPGRALRAGLQVWDLVREHRAVRAVAARAGHGAVLALDSTKYPLPAVLRAHRDQHTAVFVHNAQPHFDLDSASVRERVLLWLDRACARRADRVVTHGTEQAEIVRRYTSRPVSAVNLPVSSRLGPEVPGTAAAGDPAPHALCIGEIRANKGVELAVEAAGRAGVPLLVRGAAETPELGRELTALAARHPGVDVQDRFLSREEFAAHVRGATVIVLPYTHFDAHSGVLAKAVAAGTPVVASDLPSLRAQAGDYAGFTAADVHDPDAFGAVLRRVFDAAAARRGTHGTTATDHRDWEPSVAAVLGAEQP
- a CDS encoding uroporphyrinogen-III synthase; the protein is MTSHEHPALSGLTVAVTAHRRATEQGGAFERHGARVRYAPALKLTPADEDDGVLAATRELLASAPGTVLVTTGYGLKRWLAVAREHGLDEELLAALRASSVLSRGAKATGQLRASGIPCAYTGSSGRTAELVDRLLAGDPAPRGTVTVQVHGTPDEEQLDRLRTAGLPVRTVAPYRWESADEGSSLATLVRDAVAGHVDYVTFTAAPAVDAVFDAARTLGALEDFQRALRDGRCTPVAIGPVCVQPLEEAGIPAVVPERFRLGAMVRAVCDHASEAVSR